The genomic region CGAGTTTGTGCTTTTCTAGGGATGTCAATCAAGACGAAGTtcttgtaaaaaaaactagcaACATTTGACAGTTCTTCCCTCCGAGAGAAAAGGTCTATACAACTGaagataatttaaaacttaaaattaatttttatttattgaaaatacCTGCCATCATAAATCTCAGATTGTAAACTATTGTGATGCACAATAAGTTAGAGAAATTCAATCAATAAGATATGATATATTTTGTACATTTGTTTAGCATGTCAACAATATGGTATAGCTTAACCTGTAACAATCCTGTGCCAACCAGAACCGTCATCGCCGCTGTTTGGCGTTTGTCGAATTGCTTGTCATTGCGAGTGGAAATTTGGCGAATTCATCGTTTTCCTCTAGCAAACAATTTCCTTCCAGTTTAAAGAACCGTTCCGGATCAAAGTTTACGATTTATTCTCAAAGCTAGCCGCGAATACTTATTCTTCACAATGCCGGACCATCTGGGAGACGATATGCGAAAGGTGAAAGCCGATAACAAGGAAGTGGAACCCGAAATAGAAGGTACGACGGTATGCGCTTTGTTGGTGCCCCACCGACCATTGAAATACGTTCGATATGTTTTTGTCCATTTCAGCTCTCGATGAGGTCGACATCGAGCTCCTGAAAACCTATGTAAGTTGGCAAATGTTTTCCGTGCAATGGTCTGGAAGttgattgttttcttcaccGGTTACTTACAGGGGCAAGGACAATACCATAAGTCGATCAAGCAGATCGACGAAGACATCCAGAAGGCGATGAAGCAGGTTAATGAACTGACGGGTATCAAGGAAAGTGATACCGGATTGGCACCTCCGGCGCTGTGGGATTTGGCCTCCGACAAACAAATCTTACAGAACGAACAACCTCTACAGGTGAGACGGTTCGATTGGATATTTCCATCAGAAAATGACCCAAACTAAACGCTTATTCCGGCTTCTCTCTGTAGGTCGCTCGTTGCACAAAGATCATCAACGCTGACTCGGATGATCCAAAATACATCATCAACGTAAAACAATTTGCAAAGTTTGTCGTTGATCTGGCGGATTCCGTTGCTCCGACTGATATTGAGGAAGGAATGCGTGTGGGGTAAGTGTTTGCTGCCCACTATTATCAACATTTCCTACTAAAGAGCACTCTTTCCCATTTACTACAGCGTCGATCGTAACAAGTATCAGATTCATATACCACTGCCACCGAAAATCGACCCTACAGTGACGATGATGCAGGTGGAGGAGAAGCCGGATGTCACGTACAGCGATGTCGGTGGTTGCAAGGAGCAGATCGAGAAGCTACGTGAGGTCGTAGAAACGCCACTTCTACATCCGGAAAAATTCGTCAACCTGGGTATCGAACCACCGAAAGGTGTACTACTGTTTGGTCCGCCCGGAACCGGTAAGACGCTGTGCGCCCGAGCGGTGGCCAATCGTACCGATGCGTGCTTTATTCGCGTCATCGGATCCGAACTGGTGCAGAAGTACGTCGGTGAGGGTGCCCGTATGGTGCGCGAACTGTTCGAGATGGCCCGCTCGAAGAAGGCCTGCTTGATTTTCTTCGACGAAATCGATGCCATCGGTGGTGCCCGTTTCGACGATGGTGCAGGAGGTGACAACGAAGTGCAGCGTACGATGCTGGAGCTTATCAATCAGCTTGATGGATTTGATCCGCGTGGAAACATCAAGGTGCTGATGGCCACCAACCGTCCCGACACGCTCGATCCGGCACTGATGCGTCCGGGTCGATTGGATCGTAAGGTGGAGTTTGGTCTGCCGGATCTGGAGGGAAGGACGCACATCTTCAAAATTCATGCCCGCTCGATGTCGGTTGAGCGAGACATTCGATTTGAGCTGCTGGCCCGTCTGTGCCCGAACTCGACGGGTGCGGAAATTCGATCCGTTTGCACTGAGGCGGGAATGTTCGCCATCCGTGCCCGCCGCAAGGTGGCAACCGAGAAAGACTTCCTGGAAGCGGTCAACAAAGTGATCAAGAGCTACGCCAAGTTTAGCGCCACTCCTAGATATATGACGTACAATTAAAGATCGAGGCGTTGGTTCTACCTTCGAGTATCCATTTACATAATTTCGTAACGTTTGAGAATAAAATAATGTCCTTGTGGAAAATTTGATGTAGGTTCAACAGAttatgttgaaattacgtttttgaaagaaattacataaaaaattgAATCACCCTTCTTGCTATTTTGTACTGGTTACTCATTTAGAATATTTGAATTATTAAACTAAGTTTGTTCCCTAATGGTTCAGGGATTtcacattatttttaataaggcgactattttcaaacatattaATATGCGCTTTACAAATAAATTTATCGAAAGAggaaatgattttaaaattggCAAGAATACTTTTTTCGGATAACAACTAATCACTACGCAAATTTACAGCGTACAGCATTTTTTCAACCAAACGTGCTGGGCAACGGCTTTGGTAGAAGTATTTATTTACTTCATCCTCAGATATTTCTATCCTCCACACGATGCCCTGCGCATCAGTTGGAAGTAAAAACTCCTCTCACACACATCTCCTCCTCACGGAATCCAAGCTGGAACTTGCTGCCACAGCTTACTTCGCCTTGCTGGTCAGGATGATACCGTCGTATTTCTGTTGGAACCACTTCATGGCGTCCTCCTTCGTGAGGCGGTGGATGAAACCGATCTTGCCGGTCTTGCGTCGTCGCTGAGCAACGTTGTATCCTGAAATGCAAGCAACGAAAGAACGAGCATTAGCACACAGTAGGGAGAAATTGCACAAGTTGATAACAAATCAATATACATATGTACGGAACACCCATGTAAAAGTTGAGACTTAAATTCAAACACTAACGAGAATTGAATCGTTCCCAGGCGTTCAATAAGCTTTTTTCTCTGCACAGGACTGAACTCAACTCCAGGGGGTATAAGAATTGTGTTTAATTAATGTGCAGCTGGTGTTGGTTGATTGCTTTCCAACAACAAAGTGTTCTCTTACTCTTGCTCTCGAATCACTAACCAAGTGCAAATGGTATTGGCACGTACgtcaacacaaaacaacactTGGCACCGGTGTATAACTTCCAGATAACACAGGACGACACTCACCTGGGCGGCCGAGCACAACGTAGAAATCCAATCCATAGATACCGATCGATGGATCGTACTTGATACCCAGATCGATGTGTTCCTGGATACCGAAACCGAAGTTGCCGGTCTGGGAGAAGTTGTCACGACGCAGCTCGTACTCGCGCACCTTCAGTCCACGCTCGAGGATTTCCTCTGCCTTAGCGCCACGCACCGTACAGTGGACGGCGATCTTTTCGTTACGACGGATACCGAACGAACGCACGGTGTAGCGGGCCTTCGAGTAGACGGGCGTCTGGTTCGTCAGCTGTTCCAGCACCTTAGCGGCACGTGTCAGCCTATCACCGGATTCACCGACGCAAATATTCAGGCAGAGCTTGCGGATCCGCAAGTCGCGCATAACGTTTTTCGACTTGTCCTTACCCGATGCGGGTTTGACGGCCTTAGCATCCTTTGTTGCCTGTAACCGATCGcgaaaggaggaggaggaggagaaacgAGAGTCGCATCATTAGACGTGAGCTGATCTTGCTGTAGCATCCGGGGAACGGGTCGGTGTTTTCCTGTCAAGGATGGAACCTTGTCTCGGAGCACTTCAAAACTTACCATCTTTGCTacctaaaatgaaacaaaaacaccattATAACCATGAGGACACATTCACCGATCGTTGTACAACGCTATCAAATAACTATCGAACGATTTCCTACCTATTAATAAGGGAAATTTGTAGCAGACCGTGGAACAACGCGTCCGCTAAACAACAAATGTCACCGGAAAAAGAACTGTCAGAAGGTCGAGGAGAAATACCTCATTTCCGCTTTTATTTGACAATTATTGACGTTTCGGCTTATTGATGCTTCTGTTTATGGTAGGAGGCGCGAGTTCTTCTATTCAAAAAACTCATAAAGATTACGAATATGCTTCTTATTGAACGATGTACAGACGATAGAATCAACAAGctactttgtttatttttattatggtCATAGAAGTATACCTGAATGTATTGTAGATTCAACCTATATGGAATAATTCATCTAAAAACATGTGATGAAGAATTGAACTAGGCTCGAAAACAGAGATGCTATAAAATCGATTTTCTTTTGAGGTACCCTGTGCTGTTGGCAATGTTTACGCGAAGcaattttgatgaaaatagCTCAACAATAAGCTTCTACAATTAGCTGCTACGTAGCTATCCGAAGAGTTTGTACCATCTATTATGTGAATCATGTGAAATTATGAATTTTACTTGAGCATAAGGTCTGAGTTAATATTTTAACATAAAACTGATCATAAGCAGCAAGGTAAGTCTCTCATTCTCATACAGAAAGaatggttttttatttgatgaaGAGCCAAAGCTGAAAACAATTCCGTCAACAAAACTGCAACCGTCTTTGGAAACCATGCAAAAATAGTCGAAATCAGTTATGCCATAAACGTATATCGACTTTTTGCCCTTAAACAGGGTTCACACATGACCGACTAAACTGAAATTATAACTAAATTTTTTAGAACGCAATTTGAACAAGATGGGTTGGATGAAGTtagaaatagaaacaaata from Anopheles coustani chromosome 3, idAnoCousDA_361_x.2, whole genome shotgun sequence harbors:
- the LOC131260734 gene encoding 26S proteasome regulatory subunit 7, with the protein product MPDHLGDDMRKVKADNKEVEPEIEALDEVDIELLKTYGQGQYHKSIKQIDEDIQKAMKQVNELTGIKESDTGLAPPALWDLASDKQILQNEQPLQVARCTKIINADSDDPKYIINVKQFAKFVVDLADSVAPTDIEEGMRVGVDRNKYQIHIPLPPKIDPTVTMMQVEEKPDVTYSDVGGCKEQIEKLREVVETPLLHPEKFVNLGIEPPKGVLLFGPPGTGKTLCARAVANRTDACFIRVIGSELVQKYVGEGARMVRELFEMARSKKACLIFFDEIDAIGGARFDDGAGGDNEVQRTMLELINQLDGFDPRGNIKVLMATNRPDTLDPALMRPGRLDRKVEFGLPDLEGRTHIFKIHARSMSVERDIRFELLARLCPNSTGAEIRSVCTEAGMFAIRARRKVATEKDFLEAVNKVIKSYAKFSATPRYMTYN
- the LOC131264163 gene encoding large ribosomal subunit protein uL5, which encodes MATKDAKAVKPASGKDKSKNVMRDLRIRKLCLNICVGESGDRLTRAAKVLEQLTNQTPVYSKARYTVRSFGIRRNEKIAVHCTVRGAKAEEILERGLKVREYELRRDNFSQTGNFGFGIQEHIDLGIKYDPSIGIYGLDFYVVLGRPGYNVAQRRRKTGKIGFIHRLTKEDAMKWFQQKYDGIILTSKAK